The following coding sequences lie in one Xiphophorus maculatus strain JP 163 A chromosome 4, X_maculatus-5.0-male, whole genome shotgun sequence genomic window:
- the btbd1 gene encoding BTB/POZ domain-containing protein 1 isoform X1: MASGGGLASNQSGPEAPSNSVQCGAAAALCNMPASAPAPSASPPGLGLQREPVYNWQATKSSLKERFAFLFNNELLSDVRFIVGKGRQAQRIPAHKFVLAAGSAVFDAMFNGGMATTSAEIELPDVEPAAFLALLRFLYSDEVHIGPETVMTTLYTAKKYAVPALEGHCVEFLTKHLRADNAFMLLTQARLFDEPQLATLCLDTIDKSTADAINAEGFTDIDLDTLCAVLERDTLSIRENRLFEAVVRWAEAECYRQQLPPTSENKQKVLGKALPLIRFPLMTVEEFAAGPAQSGILFDREVVNLFLHFTVNPKPRVDYIDRPRCCLRGEECSINRFQQVESRWGYSGTSDRIRFNVNRRISIVGFGLYGSIHGPTDYQVNIQILESDKRITLGQNDTGFSCDGSGNTFRVMFKEPVEILPNISYTACATLKGPDSHYGTKGLKKVTQESTTGTKTTFLFFSSPGNNNGTSVEDGQIPEIIYYI, from the exons ATGGCCAGCGGCGGCGGATTGGCGTCGAACCAAAGCGGTCCGGAGGCTCCGTCCAACTCGGTACAATGCGGAGCGGCAGCGGCTCTGTGCAACATGCCAGCCTCGGCTCCCGCACCGTCCGCCTCCCCGCCGGGCCTCGGCCTTCAGCGGGAGCCCGTCTACAACTGGCAGGCGACGAAGAGCTCCCTGAAGGAGCGGTTCGCCTTCCTCTTCAACAACGAGCTGCTCAGCGACGTCAGGTTCATTGTCGGGAAAGGCAGACAGGCCCAGAGGATACCTGCTCACAAGTTCGTCCTGGCCGCTGGCAGCGCCGTGTTTGATGCCATGTTTAACGGGGGGATGGCCACCACTTCGGCTGAAATAGAGCTCCCTGATGTGGAGCCTGCAGCTTTCCTGGCCCTGCTCAG GTTTCTGTATTCCGACGAGGTCCATATTGGTCCAGAGACTGTGATGACGACTCTGTACACAGCAAAGAAATATGCAGTCCCAGCTCTGGAGGGCCATTGTGTGGAGTTCCTCACCAAGCACCTCAGAGCCGACAACGCCTTCATGCTTCTCACTCAG GCGAGGTTATTTGATGAGCCTCAGCTTGCCACTCTTTGCTTGGACACTATCGACAAAAGCACTGCAGACGCAATAAACGCAGAGGGCTTCACTGATATTGACCTTG atACTTTATGTGCAGTGTTGGAGAGAGACACACTCAGCATCAGGGAGAATCGTCTGTTCGAAGCGGTGGTCCGCTGGGCAGAGGCGGAGTGTTACAGACAACAGCTTCCCCCGACCTCGGAGAACAAGCAGAAGGTTCTGGGAAAAGCGCTCCCGCTCATCCGCTTCCCGCTCATGACCGTCGAAGAGTTCGCAGCCG GGCCTGCCCAATCTGGAATATTGTTCGATCGGGAGGTGgtaaatctgtttttacacTTTACAGTAAACCCCAAACCACGGGTCGACTACATTGACAGGCCTCGCTGCTGCCTCAGGGGGGAGGAGTGTAGCATTAATAGATTCCAGCAGGTTGAGAGCCGGTGGGGGTACAGCGGCACCAGCGACAGAATCAG ATTTAATGTTAACAGAAGAATATCCATCGTGGGTTTTGGCTTATATGGCTCAATACATGGACCCACCGACTATCAGGTCAACATTCAG atCTTAGAGAGTGACAAACGTATCACACTGGGCCAGAATGATACCGGTTTCAGCTGCGACGGCTCAGGAAACACCTTCCGAGTGATGTTTAAAGAGCCTGTGGAGATCCTGCCCAACATCAGCTACACTGCATGTGCCACCCTAAAG GGTCCAGACTCTCATTACGGCACTAAAGGGTTGAAGAAAGTGACCCAAGAATCTACAACTGGGACCAAAACTACATTTCTGTTCTTTAGCTCACCTGGAAACAACAACGGCACGTCGGTAGAGGACGGCCAGATACCGGAGATCATCTACTACATATGA
- the btbd1 gene encoding BTB/POZ domain-containing protein 1 isoform X2: MASGGGLASNQSGPEAPSNSVQCGAAAALCNMPASAPAPSASPPGLGLQREPVYNWQATKSSLKERFAFLFNNELLSDVRFIVGKGRQAQRIPAHKFVLAAGSAVFDAMFNGGMATTSAEIELPDVEPAAFLALLRFLYSDEVHIGPETVMTTLYTAKKYAVPALEGHCVEFLTKHLRADNAFMLLTQARLFDEPQLATLCLDTIDKSTADAINAEGFTDIDLDTLCAVLERDTLSIRENRLFEAVVRWAEAECYRQQLPPTSENKQKVLGKALPLIRFPLMTVEEFAAVNPKPRVDYIDRPRCCLRGEECSINRFQQVESRWGYSGTSDRIRFNVNRRISIVGFGLYGSIHGPTDYQVNIQILESDKRITLGQNDTGFSCDGSGNTFRVMFKEPVEILPNISYTACATLKGPDSHYGTKGLKKVTQESTTGTKTTFLFFSSPGNNNGTSVEDGQIPEIIYYI, from the exons ATGGCCAGCGGCGGCGGATTGGCGTCGAACCAAAGCGGTCCGGAGGCTCCGTCCAACTCGGTACAATGCGGAGCGGCAGCGGCTCTGTGCAACATGCCAGCCTCGGCTCCCGCACCGTCCGCCTCCCCGCCGGGCCTCGGCCTTCAGCGGGAGCCCGTCTACAACTGGCAGGCGACGAAGAGCTCCCTGAAGGAGCGGTTCGCCTTCCTCTTCAACAACGAGCTGCTCAGCGACGTCAGGTTCATTGTCGGGAAAGGCAGACAGGCCCAGAGGATACCTGCTCACAAGTTCGTCCTGGCCGCTGGCAGCGCCGTGTTTGATGCCATGTTTAACGGGGGGATGGCCACCACTTCGGCTGAAATAGAGCTCCCTGATGTGGAGCCTGCAGCTTTCCTGGCCCTGCTCAG GTTTCTGTATTCCGACGAGGTCCATATTGGTCCAGAGACTGTGATGACGACTCTGTACACAGCAAAGAAATATGCAGTCCCAGCTCTGGAGGGCCATTGTGTGGAGTTCCTCACCAAGCACCTCAGAGCCGACAACGCCTTCATGCTTCTCACTCAG GCGAGGTTATTTGATGAGCCTCAGCTTGCCACTCTTTGCTTGGACACTATCGACAAAAGCACTGCAGACGCAATAAACGCAGAGGGCTTCACTGATATTGACCTTG atACTTTATGTGCAGTGTTGGAGAGAGACACACTCAGCATCAGGGAGAATCGTCTGTTCGAAGCGGTGGTCCGCTGGGCAGAGGCGGAGTGTTACAGACAACAGCTTCCCCCGACCTCGGAGAACAAGCAGAAGGTTCTGGGAAAAGCGCTCCCGCTCATCCGCTTCCCGCTCATGACCGTCGAAGAGTTCGCAGCCG TAAACCCCAAACCACGGGTCGACTACATTGACAGGCCTCGCTGCTGCCTCAGGGGGGAGGAGTGTAGCATTAATAGATTCCAGCAGGTTGAGAGCCGGTGGGGGTACAGCGGCACCAGCGACAGAATCAG ATTTAATGTTAACAGAAGAATATCCATCGTGGGTTTTGGCTTATATGGCTCAATACATGGACCCACCGACTATCAGGTCAACATTCAG atCTTAGAGAGTGACAAACGTATCACACTGGGCCAGAATGATACCGGTTTCAGCTGCGACGGCTCAGGAAACACCTTCCGAGTGATGTTTAAAGAGCCTGTGGAGATCCTGCCCAACATCAGCTACACTGCATGTGCCACCCTAAAG GGTCCAGACTCTCATTACGGCACTAAAGGGTTGAAGAAAGTGACCCAAGAATCTACAACTGGGACCAAAACTACATTTCTGTTCTTTAGCTCACCTGGAAACAACAACGGCACGTCGGTAGAGGACGGCCAGATACCGGAGATCATCTACTACATATGA